In Gadus chalcogrammus isolate NIFS_2021 chromosome 23, NIFS_Gcha_1.0, whole genome shotgun sequence, a genomic segment contains:
- the LOC130377627 gene encoding LOW QUALITY PROTEIN: C-type lectin domain family 4 member G-like (The sequence of the model RefSeq protein was modified relative to this genomic sequence to represent the inferred CDS: deleted 2 bases in 1 codon), translating to MTNKSITTVISSFLWLKERPFRAAAVCLGVLCVVLLTGIIIVEPPTVADNHAAVEQPTPSCNLIGEQVQLGTICNLTDLRREQTRNKNVTKEKDQLRITCTNLIQEQDFLGTSNKYLTKEMNQLQTINNNLTQERDLLQTSNNNLSEEMYQLQTINNNLTQERDLLQTSNKYLTKEMNQLQTINNNLTQERDLLQTSNNNLSEEMYQLQTINNNVTLERDQLKELQLSDGGGCLVGWQPHGGSCYFLSAENKSWMASRKDCQDKEADLVIIHSEEEQNFINIFGWVRSVWIGLHDMESESEWKWVDGSPMNLSLWNPGEPNNDWNEDCAELMPESKTWNDLPCSLERHWVCKQQILLK from the exons ATGACTAATAAATCCATAACTACTGTGATATCTTCT TTCCTGTGGTTAAAAGAGAGACCCTTCAGAGCGGCTGCAGTCTGTCTTGGCGTGTTATGTGTTGTACTTCTGACTGGGATCATCATCGTAGAGCCGCCAAC TGTGGCAGATAACCATGCGGCAGTGGAACAACCTACCCCTAGCTGTAACCTGATTGGAGAGCAAGTCCAGCTAGGGACCATATGCAACCTGACTGATTTGAGACGTGAACAGACAAGGAATAAAAATGTGACTAAGGAGAAAGACCAGCTAAGGATTACTTGCACCAACCTGATCCAAGAGCAAGACTTCCTCGGAACCAGTAACAAATACCTGACTAAGGAAATGAACCAGTTACAGACCATTAACAATAACCTGACTCAAGAGAGAGACCTCCTACAAACCTCCAACAATAACCTGTCTGAGGAAATGTACCAGTTGCAGACCATTAACAATAACCTGACTCAAGAGAGAGACCTCCTACAGACCAGTAACAAATACCTGACTAAGGAAATGAACCAGTTACAGACCATTAACAATAACCTGACTCAAGAGAGAGACCTCCTACAAACCTCCAACAATAACCTGTCTGAGGAAATGTACCAGTTGCAGACCATTAACAACAACGTGACcctggagagagaccagctgaAAGAGCTCCA GTTGAGTGACGGGG gAGGTTGTTTGGTGGGATGGCAGCCTCATGGTGGCAGTTGCTACTTTCTGTCTGCTGAAAATAAATCTTGGATGGCCAGCCGGAAGGACTGCCAGGACAAAGAAGCTGATCTGGTCATCATCCACAGCGAGGAGGAACAG AATTTCATCAACATTTTCGGTTGGGTTAGGTCCGTCTGGATTGGTCTGCATGACATGGAATCCGAATCGGAGTGGAAGTGGGTAGATGGATCACCCATGAACCTGAG TTTATGGAATCCTGGTGAACCCAACAATGATTGGAATGAAGACTGCGCAGAGTTGATGCCAGAGTCAAAAACCTGGAATGATCTCCCTTGTTCCTTGGAAAGGCACTGGGTTTGCAAGCAGCAAATTCTGttaaaataa